The genomic region GCGAGGTAGAACTCCAGCACGCCCTCGCGCGCTTCCTGGGCCTCGCCGCCCTCGGTGCGGATGACCTGCCCGTCGCCCACGTGGGTGATGCACGCCGGCTGCAGCTTGGGCGCGCCCTCCACCTCCACCAGGCACATGCGGCACATCGCCGGCGCCGACAGTCCGGGGTGGTAGCAGTAGTGCGCCACGCCCACGCCCGCGTGCTCGGCGGCCTCGAGGATGCGGGTCCCGGCGGGGACGGTGACCTCGATCCCGTCGATCGTGCAGGTGACGGTGCCCTCGGCGGCCATCGCGCTACACCTGCACCGTGGCGGCGACGGTATCGGCGACCGAGGCGGCCGCGACCGCCTCGGGTATGAGCGCCAGGTAGTCGTCGCGGAATTTCTCGAGCGAGCTCAGGATGGGCGCCGCGGCCGAGTCGCTGAGCACGCAGATGGTGGTGCCGATCATGTTCTTGCCGAGCTGCACGAGGGTGTCCAGGTCGTCCATCGTCCCGCGCCCGCGCTCGATGCGCAGCATGATCTTGGCGAGCCAGGTCGTGCCTTCGCGGCAAGGCGTGCACTGGCCGCAGCTCTCGTGCGCGTAGAAGTCCACTATGCGGCGCACCTGCTTTACGATGTTGGTCGAGTCGTCCATGACGATGACCGACGCGGTGCCCAGCATGCTGCCCGCCTCTGCCACGCCCTCGTAGTGCATGGGGATGTCGATCTCGCCGGCGGAGAGGATCGGCACCGAGCTGCCCCCCGGGATCACCGCCTTGAGCGAGCGGCCGTTCGGGACGCCGCCGCACACGTCGTAGAGCAGCTCCTTCAGGTTGAAGCCCAGCGGCAGCTCGAAGTTGCCGCGCCGCACCAGGTGCCCGGACATGTTGAAGAGCTTGGTGCCGGGGCTTTTCTCGGTGCCCCACTGGCGGTACCAGTCGCCGCCGTTGGTGACGACGTGCGGGATCGCGCACAGGGTCTCGACGTTGTTGACCGTGGTGGGCCTGCCGAACGCGCCCACCGCGGCGGGGAACGGCGGCTTCACGCGCGGCTGCCCGCGCCGGCCCTCCAGCGAATTCATGAGC from Gemmatimonadota bacterium harbors:
- the nuoF gene encoding NADH-quinone oxidoreductase subunit NuoF gives rise to the protein MAYPYRHPSETRVLSERFGDPRARTLEGWREQGGYRALAKALELGPAEVIDTVKSSGLRGRGGAGFPTGVKWSFMPREKSGTHYLLINADESEPGAFKDRELIRWTPHQLLEGALIGAFAIRAEHVYVYIRGEFFEPTQILARAVEEVYEAGIAGADVMGSGVSIDVTLHCGAGAYICGEETALMNSLEGRRGQPRVKPPFPAAVGAFGRPTTVNNVETLCAIPHVVTNGGDWYRQWGTEKSPGTKLFNMSGHLVRRGNFELPLGFNLKELLYDVCGGVPNGRSLKAVIPGGSSVPILSAGEIDIPMHYEGVAEAGSMLGTASVIVMDDSTNIVKQVRRIVDFYAHESCGQCTPCREGTTWLAKIMLRIERGRGTMDDLDTLVQLGKNMIGTTICVLSDSAAAPILSSLEKFRDDYLALIPEAVAAASVADTVAATVQV